A genomic stretch from Candidatus Hydrogenedentota bacterium includes:
- the secA gene encoding preprotein translocase subunit SecA — MLDTILKSLFGTNKERQIKRLQPLLDAVRSHERTVAGMTNDQLRAQTGVFKERLSQGAALDDILPEAFAVCCEASKRVTGMRPFDVQIIGGIVLHQGAIAEMVTGEGKTLVATLPCYLNALEGKGVHVVTVNDYLARRDKEWMGPIYEFLGLSVGLIQHDMDSIEHQVSYRADITYGTNSEIGFDYLRDNMARRPESRVHRELNYAIIDEIDSILIDEARTPLIISGRPEKPTDLYYRVDDVVRQLRRDKHYEVNEKHRHVIISDDGMALAEKLMGVEDLFTSDSLGIVHMIEQSIRAHNLYKKDDEYVVRNGEVLIVDEFTGRLMEGRRYSDGLHQAIEAKERVAVQFENQTIATITYQNLFRLYKKISGMTGTAVTEAMEFSSIYNLDVVQIPTNLPLIRDDMTDLVFATEKGKFKAVTDEIVHIHGAGRPVLVGTVSIEKSELVAETLRQRGITDFQVLNAKHHEREASIISNAGKQGAITIATNMAGRGTDIKLGEGVRELGGLAIVGTERHESRRIDNQLRGRCGRQGDPGTTRFFLSLEDEVARLFGGDRVKRVLEWMGSQEEMDDQPLSQRMVTRSIERAQRSVEEMNFEARKHLKEYDDVMNEQRRIVYGIRREVLEDKDVRGRIENFFNNTIGDIVAEYAPQEQLPENWDFDSLEARFKQVFGFDPKLDTDDEENAQPLDTDLIAQVHARYVANEKAIEEEYRSSYCEQIGGDDSHIDFAKLARKYVHDIEKMALLSAVDDKWIDHLYSMDYLRDSVRLRAFGQKDPLVEYKTEGFEMFESMMSSIEERVIQTVFRLTDPDVRKSRRIEAQRGTLSAKNDPFASISDYNMVSADKQQDRSFASYDTSRFKLAGQDAAAQSAPPGDAQPRKVKQEPIRKLTPEVGPNDPCPCGSGKKYKKCCGGVS; from the coding sequence ATGCTTGACACGATCCTGAAATCGCTCTTTGGCACGAACAAAGAGCGCCAAATCAAACGCCTCCAACCGTTGCTCGATGCCGTGCGTTCGCACGAACGGACCGTTGCAGGCATGACAAACGACCAACTGCGCGCACAGACCGGCGTGTTCAAAGAGCGCCTGAGCCAAGGCGCGGCGCTGGACGATATCCTTCCCGAAGCGTTTGCCGTCTGCTGCGAAGCCTCCAAGCGCGTAACGGGAATGCGCCCGTTCGACGTGCAAATCATCGGCGGCATCGTGCTACACCAGGGTGCCATTGCCGAAATGGTGACTGGCGAAGGCAAAACGCTCGTCGCAACGCTGCCCTGCTATCTCAACGCGCTCGAGGGCAAGGGCGTCCACGTCGTCACCGTGAACGACTACCTCGCGCGCCGCGACAAGGAATGGATGGGCCCGATCTACGAATTCCTCGGCCTCTCGGTCGGCCTAATCCAACATGACATGGACAGCATCGAGCACCAGGTCAGCTACCGCGCGGACATCACGTACGGTACCAACAGCGAAATCGGGTTCGATTACCTGCGCGACAACATGGCCCGGCGTCCTGAGTCCCGCGTGCATCGCGAACTCAACTACGCCATCATCGACGAAATCGATTCAATTCTGATCGACGAAGCGCGAACGCCGCTGATTATCTCCGGGCGCCCCGAGAAGCCTACCGACTTGTATTACCGCGTTGACGATGTCGTCCGCCAGCTCAGGCGCGACAAGCACTACGAAGTAAACGAAAAGCACCGCCACGTGATCATCTCCGACGATGGCATGGCGCTCGCCGAGAAACTTATGGGGGTCGAGGACCTGTTCACCTCGGACTCGCTGGGCATCGTCCACATGATCGAACAGTCGATTCGCGCGCACAACCTGTACAAGAAGGACGACGAATACGTCGTACGAAACGGCGAAGTGCTCATCGTCGACGAGTTTACCGGTCGGCTCATGGAAGGGCGCCGATACTCGGACGGCCTCCATCAGGCGATCGAAGCGAAGGAACGCGTCGCAGTCCAGTTCGAAAACCAGACAATTGCTACCATCACATACCAGAATCTCTTCCGATTGTATAAGAAAATCAGCGGCATGACCGGTACCGCCGTCACCGAGGCGATGGAATTCTCGTCGATCTACAACCTTGACGTCGTTCAGATTCCAACGAACCTGCCGCTGATCCGCGACGACATGACGGACCTGGTGTTCGCCACCGAAAAAGGAAAGTTCAAGGCCGTAACGGACGAAATCGTTCACATTCACGGCGCCGGGCGGCCAGTACTGGTCGGCACGGTCTCAATCGAAAAGTCGGAATTGGTGGCGGAGACCTTGCGCCAGCGCGGCATTACGGACTTCCAGGTGCTGAACGCAAAGCACCACGAGCGCGAAGCGTCCATCATCTCGAACGCGGGCAAGCAGGGCGCCATCACTATTGCCACGAACATGGCCGGCCGTGGTACGGACATCAAGCTGGGCGAAGGCGTACGCGAGTTGGGCGGGCTGGCTATCGTCGGGACGGAGCGCCACGAGTCCCGGCGCATCGACAACCAGCTCCGAGGCCGCTGCGGCCGCCAGGGCGATCCGGGAACTACCCGCTTCTTTCTCAGCCTCGAGGATGAAGTCGCGCGGCTGTTCGGGGGCGACCGCGTGAAGCGCGTGCTCGAGTGGATGGGCAGCCAGGAAGAAATGGACGATCAACCATTGAGCCAGCGCATGGTTACACGCTCAATCGAACGCGCACAGCGCAGCGTCGAAGAAATGAACTTCGAAGCGCGCAAGCATCTCAAAGAATATGACGACGTCATGAATGAACAGCGCCGCATCGTCTACGGGATTCGTCGCGAAGTGCTCGAAGACAAGGACGTGCGCGGGCGCATCGAGAATTTCTTCAACAACACGATTGGCGATATCGTCGCCGAGTACGCGCCGCAGGAGCAATTGCCGGAGAATTGGGATTTTGACAGCCTCGAGGCGCGGTTTAAGCAAGTCTTCGGTTTCGATCCAAAGTTGGACACGGATGACGAGGAAAATGCGCAGCCGCTCGATACCGACTTGATTGCGCAGGTCCACGCGCGTTACGTGGCCAACGAGAAGGCGATCGAAGAGGAGTATCGGAGCAGCTATTGTGAACAAATCGGCGGCGACGATTCCCACATCGATTTCGCGAAGCTTGCGCGCAAATATGTCCACGACATCGAGAAAATGGCGCTGCTCAGCGCCGTCGACGACAAATGGATCGATCACCTCTACTCGATGGACTACCTGCGCGATTCGGTGCGCCTGCGCGCCTTTGGGCAGAAGGACCCGTTGGTCGAGTACAAAACCGAAGGGTTCGAGATGTTCGAGAGCATGATGAGCAGCATCGAGGAACGGGTGATTCAGACCGTATTCCGTCTGACCGACCCGGACGTGCGCAAATCGCGCCGCATCGAAGCCCAGCGCGGTACCCTCAGTGCGAAGAACGACCCATTCGCGTCCATCTCCGATTACAACATGGTCAGCGCCGACAAACAACAAGACCGGAGTTTTGCGTCCTACGACACAAGCCGGTTCAAACTTGCCGGCCAAGACGCCGCGGCGCAGAGTGCACCGCCCGGCGACGCCCAACCACGCAAGGTGAAGCAGGAGCCGATCCGCAAACTCACCCCCGAAGTCGGCCCGAACGACCCATGCCCCTGCGGAAGCGGCAAGAAGTATAAGAAGTGCTGCGGCGGCGTCTCGTAG
- a CDS encoding transglutaminase domain-containing protein: MLRRRLVVLSALAIAAFWLVMMALLLRREILTPLLRVGPGAFTVPSEPTDTWLGLLLNDAVKTPIGYINIRTEPNTRGQDAGIRAQVLGRMRLNLGSFKGELVMNGQAWASPASGLRDFSFTLRSGEHATTLEATVEAGRLKGAMKTGGERTPIDLAVGDAQLMTAAPGFGSFSIPSLAVGDEVQVETFDPLTMSAGRARVRCLREETIRVMGRDAHTKVVETNLSGMKSTAWIDDRGEVVRAETPIGFVLQRMDAAEALDMAAAKHENAAGLLEFAAIRPEGPKPYRGAARMEFVFSGLEGVAELPIEIDGAQSQTPRNTWVITAKGPEGEAAPLSDSDREAALANDPFLQIDHPKIVEKAREIVGSEHDAWRQAMLLYEWVHTKIEKNIVPSLPTSLDVLMTLEGDCNEHTMLYTALARASGIPTRMAIGLVWSEEFGAFYYHAWPEVYVGRWVWIDPTLGQPIADATHIKLLSGDLMSWWRIAPFMGNIHIRTLDVQ; the protein is encoded by the coding sequence GTGCTGCGGCGGCGTCTCGTAGTACTTTCCGCCCTCGCCATCGCCGCCTTCTGGCTGGTGATGATGGCGCTGCTGCTGCGCCGCGAAATTCTCACGCCATTATTGCGCGTCGGCCCTGGCGCCTTTACCGTCCCATCGGAACCGACCGACACATGGTTGGGGCTTCTGCTCAACGACGCAGTCAAGACACCGATCGGGTACATCAACATTCGCACGGAACCCAATACCCGCGGGCAGGATGCGGGCATCCGCGCGCAGGTTCTCGGGCGAATGCGCTTGAACCTCGGGAGCTTCAAAGGCGAGCTCGTAATGAACGGCCAGGCTTGGGCGTCCCCTGCGTCCGGCTTGCGCGACTTTTCGTTCACGCTGCGCTCCGGCGAGCACGCCACCACCTTGGAGGCGACGGTCGAGGCTGGCCGCCTGAAAGGCGCGATGAAGACCGGCGGCGAACGCACCCCAATCGACTTGGCGGTTGGCGACGCGCAGTTGATGACCGCTGCGCCCGGGTTCGGTTCGTTCTCGATACCGTCGTTGGCGGTTGGCGATGAGGTCCAAGTCGAAACATTCGATCCGCTGACAATGTCCGCGGGAAGGGCGCGCGTGCGCTGCCTGCGCGAGGAAACCATCCGAGTCATGGGACGCGACGCGCACACCAAAGTCGTTGAGACCAACCTTTCCGGAATGAAGTCGACCGCGTGGATCGACGATAGAGGTGAAGTAGTGCGCGCCGAGACCCCCATCGGGTTCGTTCTGCAACGCATGGACGCCGCGGAGGCCCTCGATATGGCCGCGGCGAAACACGAGAATGCCGCCGGCTTGTTGGAGTTCGCCGCGATCAGGCCCGAAGGTCCGAAACCATACCGCGGCGCCGCCCGGATGGAATTCGTGTTCTCAGGACTCGAAGGCGTCGCAGAACTGCCCATCGAGATCGATGGCGCGCAATCGCAAACGCCACGAAACACATGGGTCATCACGGCCAAAGGCCCGGAAGGCGAAGCAGCGCCCCTGTCCGATTCCGATCGCGAGGCAGCACTGGCGAACGACCCCTTCCTGCAAATCGACCATCCCAAGATCGTCGAGAAAGCGCGCGAAATCGTCGGCAGCGAGCACGACGCGTGGCGGCAGGCCATGCTGCTCTACGAATGGGTCCACACCAAAATCGAGAAGAACATCGTGCCCAGCTTGCCGACTTCACTCGATGTCTTAATGACACTCGAAGGCGACTGCAACGAGCACACTATGCTCTACACCGCGTTGGCGCGCGCGTCCGGCATTCCGACGCGTATGGCGATCGGGCTGGTGTGGAGCGAAGAGTTCGGCGCCTTTTACTACCACGCGTGGCCCGAGGTGTACGTGGGGCGATGGGTCTGGATCGACCCAACCCTGGGCCAGCCGATCGCCGACGCAACCCACATCAAGCTGCTCTCGGGCGATTTGATGTCGTGGTGGCGCATCGCGCCCTTCATGGGCAATATCCACATTCGCACGCTCGATGTTCAGTAA
- a CDS encoding sigma 54-interacting transcriptional regulator, which translates to MTWPIGPDRLVLGRAPNCDVFVPDSLASRHHCEIVTTGDDVFLTDLGSSNATLVNGRPAKQCALRPGDEIAIGRSLFLVTTSDVPSVQGADDFGGATTVNLGEDQSQALGDVTAELVAKAYPNSVTELAVLFDVSRRCSRSASITDLISVIFDAIEAYFHPTTAWVGLHQSLSGELVFYSPQSIQSGDSTTAPNEVQRKAKKALARREGLNIPVISREGEAQRLATLLAAPIDLAGQQIGCAMLRLEAENRLPSDNDLRFLVALAQTSAPYFQSMRQMDRLRRDNQSLRAVARVSTGLIGESAAMNHLRALVEKAAMSELNALVTGETGTGKELVAHLLHEQSARSGGPLIVVNCAAIPPHLFESEFFGYEKGAFTGAAQRRIGLIEQANEGTLFLDEVGDLSMDNQAKLLRVLDSGRFFRVGGNRETRVDIRVIAATNKDVPMQVKRGEFREDLYHRLNGIAIPVPPLRERPADIAALAEHFFTMSLGRAKRPVTGISGTAMEYLLSHSWPGNVRQLRNTIERAIALTRSDLIQIHDVQSPAESSTEPDTDKTPLSLAEVEKRHIEKALKFCNNRVNDAARLLGIGRSTLYAKIAEYGLSAE; encoded by the coding sequence TTGACCTGGCCGATAGGGCCGGACAGACTGGTGCTTGGCCGCGCGCCGAACTGCGATGTGTTTGTGCCCGACTCGTTAGCCTCCCGCCATCATTGCGAAATCGTTACAACCGGGGATGACGTATTCCTCACCGATCTCGGCAGCAGCAACGCTACCTTGGTAAACGGCCGGCCCGCAAAGCAATGTGCCCTGCGGCCCGGTGATGAAATCGCGATCGGACGTTCGCTGTTCCTAGTTACCACGAGCGATGTGCCTTCGGTTCAGGGTGCCGACGATTTCGGCGGGGCCACGACGGTAAATCTCGGCGAGGATCAATCGCAGGCCCTGGGCGACGTCACGGCGGAACTTGTCGCCAAGGCGTATCCCAATTCCGTCACTGAACTCGCGGTATTGTTTGACGTGAGTCGGCGCTGCAGCCGCTCCGCAAGCATTACGGACTTGATCTCCGTCATCTTCGACGCGATCGAGGCGTACTTCCATCCGACAACGGCGTGGGTAGGGCTTCATCAGTCGCTGAGCGGCGAGCTTGTGTTCTATTCGCCGCAGTCCATTCAGTCGGGCGATTCAACGACCGCGCCGAACGAAGTGCAGCGCAAGGCCAAGAAGGCCTTGGCGCGGCGAGAAGGACTCAACATACCGGTTATATCGCGCGAAGGCGAGGCGCAGCGGCTTGCGACGTTGTTGGCGGCCCCGATCGATCTTGCCGGCCAACAGATCGGCTGCGCCATGCTGCGATTGGAAGCCGAGAACCGGCTGCCAAGCGACAACGACCTGCGTTTCCTTGTGGCGCTCGCACAGACGAGCGCGCCCTATTTCCAATCCATGCGCCAAATGGACCGCCTGCGGCGAGACAACCAGAGCCTGCGCGCCGTTGCCCGCGTGTCGACCGGCCTGATCGGCGAGAGCGCGGCCATGAACCATCTGCGCGCGCTGGTCGAGAAGGCGGCCATGAGCGAATTGAACGCGCTGGTGACGGGCGAGACCGGCACTGGCAAGGAACTGGTCGCGCACCTGTTGCACGAACAGTCCGCCCGCTCCGGCGGCCCGCTTATCGTGGTCAACTGCGCGGCAATTCCGCCGCACCTTTTCGAAAGCGAATTCTTCGGTTACGAGAAGGGCGCCTTTACCGGCGCGGCGCAACGGCGCATCGGGCTAATCGAGCAGGCCAACGAAGGCACGCTGTTCCTGGACGAAGTCGGCGATCTGAGCATGGACAACCAGGCCAAGCTGCTGCGCGTGCTCGATTCCGGGCGCTTTTTCCGCGTCGGCGGAAACCGCGAGACGCGCGTGGACATTCGCGTCATCGCCGCGACGAACAAGGACGTGCCGATGCAGGTCAAGCGCGGCGAGTTCCGCGAAGACCTCTATCACCGGTTGAACGGCATCGCCATTCCCGTGCCGCCGTTGCGCGAACGCCCGGCCGATATCGCGGCGCTCGCCGAGCACTTCTTCACCATGAGCTTGGGGCGCGCCAAGCGGCCCGTAACCGGAATCTCGGGCACGGCCATGGAGTATCTCCTGTCGCACTCCTGGCCGGGAAACGTCCGCCAACTGCGCAACACGATCGAACGCGCTATCGCCCTGACGCGCTCGGACCTCATCCAAATCCACGACGTGCAATCGCCCGCGGAGTCGTCCACCGAACCCGATACCGACAAGACACCGCTGAGTCTCGCCGAAGTCGAAAAACGACACATCGAGAAGGCGCTCAAATTCTGCAACAACCGCGTCAACGACGCCGCGCGATTGCTCGGAATCGGCCGCAGCACACTCTACGCAAAGATTGCGGAGTACGGCCTCTCGGCGGAATGA
- a CDS encoding type II toxin-antitoxin system RelE/ParE family toxin, whose product MYEVRQTEAYSRWFRGLRDRHAQARINARIRRLSLGNTGDTKSVGEGVSELRIDYGPGYRVYFTVRGATVAILLGGGDKRSQPKDIKLAQEIARTV is encoded by the coding sequence ATGTATGAGGTTAGGCAAACCGAAGCATACTCGCGCTGGTTCCGCGGCCTGCGCGACCGGCATGCGCAAGCGCGCATTAACGCGCGGATACGACGCTTGTCTCTTGGCAACACTGGAGACACCAAGTCCGTTGGAGAAGGTGTATCCGAATTGCGAATCGATTATGGTCCCGGGTATCGCGTGTACTTTACGGTGCGCGGGGCAACGGTGGCAATATTGCTTGGCGGCGGCGACAAGCGCTCGCAGCCGAAGGACATCAAACTGGCGCAAGAGATTGCGCGCACCGTGTAA
- a CDS encoding putative addiction module antidote protein, whose translation MPKPVKTPTRPWDAAEYLRTETDMAEYLEAVFEDGDPGLVAAALGDIARARGMSQVARKAGLGRESLYKALSPGGNPEFATVLKVVQALGLRLHTSPAAAGNARSTGRSKRSRAPITAPGR comes from the coding sequence ATGCCGAAACCTGTCAAAACTCCGACGCGCCCGTGGGACGCGGCAGAGTATCTGCGGACCGAAACAGATATGGCCGAGTATCTGGAGGCTGTTTTTGAGGACGGCGATCCGGGCCTTGTCGCGGCGGCGCTTGGCGATATTGCGCGCGCGCGCGGAATGTCGCAGGTCGCGCGCAAGGCAGGGCTGGGCCGTGAAAGCCTCTATAAGGCCCTGTCTCCCGGAGGCAATCCCGAGTTCGCGACGGTGCTAAAGGTTGTGCAAGCACTGGGACTCCGTTTGCACACATCCCCTGCCGCCGCAGGTAACGCGCGATCCACCGGGCGCAGCAAGCGTAGCCGGGCCCCCATCACCGCGCCTGGGCGGTGA
- a CDS encoding 2-isopropylmalate synthase has translation MVTRVEIFDTTLRDGEQSPGASMNVQEKIQMALQLERLNVDTIEAGFPIASEQEFEGVQRVAGAVKKPRVAALARANRLDIERAAKAIEKAQSPVLHTFLATSDIHLELKLKMSRQEVIDRVGESVRLAKSLIGRVEYSAEDATRSDLEYLAQITRTAIDAGADVINLPDTVGYTTPGEIEEMFRFVIERTKPSDDIVFSCHNHNDLGLAVANALAAVRGGARQIECCVNGIGERAGNTSLEEVVMAMKTRHQVYPFDTDIVAEEITNTSRLLGSITGLSIAYNKPIVGRNAFAHEAGIHQHGVIASRITYEIMTPESVGRKSNELVLGKHSGKHGLSRRCADLGFKLSDAEVQQLYEKFIALADKKKEVFEDDLRVLIASMRNESFEIYTLEQLRTAGGDPTIAYVKLRRGSESFEETSTGDGPVDAACQAIERIIGVSGRLQEFSIRAASPGKEALGEAHVAVLLDGKTFYGTGASTDIVEAAVHAFLSATNKYLALKSTQEPTPITAQAR, from the coding sequence GTGGTAACCCGAGTCGAAATCTTCGATACGACGCTGAGGGACGGTGAGCAGTCCCCCGGTGCGAGCATGAACGTCCAGGAGAAAATCCAGATGGCGTTGCAGCTCGAGCGACTCAATGTGGATACCATCGAGGCTGGGTTCCCGATTGCGTCGGAGCAGGAGTTCGAGGGGGTGCAGCGCGTGGCGGGGGCGGTGAAGAAGCCGCGCGTAGCGGCGTTGGCGCGCGCGAACCGGTTGGACATCGAGCGCGCCGCGAAGGCCATCGAAAAGGCGCAGTCCCCCGTCCTCCACACCTTTCTCGCCACCTCCGACATTCACCTGGAACTGAAACTGAAGATGAGCCGTCAGGAAGTGATCGACCGCGTTGGCGAGTCGGTGCGTCTGGCGAAGAGTCTGATCGGGCGCGTCGAATACAGCGCGGAAGACGCGACGCGATCCGATCTCGAGTATCTTGCGCAGATCACGCGCACGGCCATTGACGCCGGCGCGGACGTGATCAACCTGCCGGATACGGTCGGCTACACCACGCCGGGCGAGATCGAGGAGATGTTCCGCTTCGTCATCGAGAGGACGAAGCCGTCCGATGACATCGTGTTCTCCTGCCATAATCACAACGATCTGGGGTTGGCCGTGGCGAATGCGTTGGCGGCGGTGCGCGGCGGCGCGCGTCAAATCGAGTGTTGCGTGAACGGGATCGGCGAGCGCGCCGGCAACACGTCGCTCGAGGAAGTTGTCATGGCGATGAAGACGCGGCATCAGGTGTATCCGTTCGACACGGACATCGTCGCGGAGGAAATCACGAACACGAGCCGGCTGTTGGGCAGCATTACGGGACTTTCGATCGCGTACAACAAACCGATCGTGGGGCGCAACGCCTTCGCGCACGAGGCGGGCATTCACCAGCACGGGGTTATCGCGAGCCGGATTACGTACGAGATCATGACGCCGGAGTCTGTGGGGCGCAAGAGCAACGAGTTGGTGCTGGGCAAGCATTCCGGCAAGCATGGTTTGTCGCGCCGATGCGCGGACCTGGGGTTCAAATTGTCCGACGCGGAAGTGCAGCAGTTGTACGAGAAGTTCATCGCGTTGGCGGACAAGAAGAAGGAAGTGTTCGAGGACGATTTGCGCGTGCTGATTGCGTCGATGCGGAACGAGAGCTTCGAGATTTATACGTTGGAACAGTTGCGCACGGCGGGCGGCGACCCGACGATTGCGTACGTGAAGTTGCGGCGCGGCAGCGAATCGTTCGAGGAAACGTCGACCGGCGACGGCCCGGTCGATGCCGCGTGCCAGGCGATCGAACGGATCATCGGCGTCAGCGGCCGTTTGCAGGAATTTTCGATCCGTGCCGCGTCGCCGGGAAAGGAAGCGTTGGGCGAGGCCCACGTCGCCGTGCTCCTCGATGGCAAGACGTTCTACGGCACCGGGGCCAGCACGGACATCGTCGAAGCCGCCGTACACGCGTTCCTCAGCGCGACCAACAAATACCTCGCGCTCAAGAGCACCCAGGAGCCCACTCCCATCACCGCCCAGGCGCGGTGA
- a CDS encoding PIN domain-containing protein has translation MRRRSSEVARQAEAVALLKSLAAVPVCPITRELVMDAVELRHRFQISYWDAAIIAAARQMGCDTIYSEDLNAGQNYDGVTVVNPFAASATP, from the coding sequence GTGAGGAGGCGAAGTAGCGAGGTAGCAAGACAGGCTGAGGCGGTCGCGCTGCTGAAGTCGCTGGCGGCCGTTCCCGTCTGCCCTATTACCCGCGAATTGGTCATGGACGCGGTCGAGCTGCGACATCGCTTCCAGATCAGCTATTGGGACGCAGCCATCATCGCGGCGGCCAGGCAGATGGGCTGCGACACGATTTACAGCGAGGACCTCAACGCGGGCCAGAATTACGACGGCGTGACCGTCGTCAACCCCTTTGCCGCCAGCGCGACGCCGTGA
- a CDS encoding AAA family ATPase → MKLREFRVREFRSIWDSGPVRVDDQTTCLVGKNEAGKTALLTALYRTNPIISADGEFDETYDYPKREVEDYRFAVENKDREGAVVVECNYELEDDDVGAISSVFGVSALKGKTFKRNTYYGTSNSKFFLTVDEAAARKHLADNPALPDALKQTLTTATDWTTFATALGATETTEAVKALRGLVAKVQQNGLAHYVLNSLIWPRAPKYLYFDEYYQMKGQANLDALIAREDANQLEDSDYPLLGLINLARLDHRQLVQTKNTTELKNKLEGAGNYLTKRIVKYWSQNQHIKMEFDVRDGKPEDPEDMRQGINVWGEVYDTVHWAHTPLGSRSRGFVWFFSFLAWYEDIKRQKQNVILLLDEPGLSLHGRAQADLLRYFEAELGEHQLLYTTHSPFMIDSQKFERVRIVQDLGIDAKEQLPKDQDGTKVLTNVFDATDDSLFPLQGALGYEIQQSLFIGPNSLVVEGPADMLYLRAVSAQFDREGRTALAEDWVITPVGGSGKVPAFVALLASQKGMNVATLLDIQNRDRTLIEDLYKKKLLKKKQVLTYAEFISQEEADVEDVFERAFYVELVNGEFKKEMKTPMAVSKLNTKEPRTLRAIEAYLANNPFKSGTFGHYRPARYFSENISALWPKVSDATKDHFEAMFKQLNALLK, encoded by the coding sequence ATGAAACTGAGAGAGTTTAGAGTACGTGAATTTAGAAGCATTTGGGATTCTGGTCCAGTAAGAGTCGATGACCAGACGACCTGCCTTGTCGGTAAGAATGAAGCAGGTAAAACGGCGCTCCTGACGGCGCTTTATCGCACCAACCCGATCATTTCCGCCGATGGAGAATTCGACGAGACTTATGACTATCCAAAGCGCGAGGTCGAAGACTACCGTTTCGCGGTCGAAAATAAAGACCGAGAAGGAGCGGTTGTTGTCGAATGTAATTATGAGTTGGAGGACGACGATGTTGGTGCGATATCGTCCGTCTTTGGAGTTTCCGCCCTCAAAGGGAAGACGTTTAAGCGCAACACCTACTACGGGACCAGCAACAGCAAGTTCTTCTTAACTGTTGACGAAGCCGCGGCGCGGAAACACCTTGCTGACAATCCCGCACTGCCAGATGCGTTGAAACAGACCCTAACGACCGCGACTGACTGGACCACGTTTGCGACGGCCCTCGGTGCAACGGAAACCACCGAAGCGGTCAAGGCGCTCAGGGGACTCGTCGCGAAAGTTCAGCAGAACGGACTCGCCCACTACGTTCTTAATTCACTCATCTGGCCGCGTGCGCCGAAGTATCTCTATTTCGACGAGTACTACCAAATGAAGGGGCAGGCCAATTTGGATGCTCTCATTGCGCGCGAAGATGCGAATCAGCTGGAAGATTCAGACTATCCACTCTTGGGATTGATTAATCTAGCGCGTCTCGATCACAGGCAGCTGGTGCAAACGAAGAACACGACCGAACTTAAGAACAAATTAGAAGGAGCCGGAAACTATCTGACCAAAAGGATCGTAAAATACTGGTCCCAAAATCAGCACATTAAGATGGAATTTGATGTTCGTGACGGCAAGCCGGAAGACCCCGAGGACATGCGCCAGGGGATCAACGTCTGGGGCGAGGTTTACGACACGGTGCACTGGGCGCACACGCCGCTCGGTTCGCGCTCGCGCGGCTTCGTCTGGTTCTTTTCTTTTCTTGCCTGGTATGAGGACATCAAGCGTCAGAAGCAGAACGTAATTCTGCTCCTAGATGAGCCGGGCCTGTCCCTGCACGGCCGCGCCCAGGCCGACCTACTGAGATACTTCGAGGCCGAGTTGGGCGAACACCAGTTGCTCTACACCACGCATTCGCCTTTCATGATTGATTCGCAGAAGTTTGAGCGCGTGCGGATAGTACAAGACTTAGGTATAGATGCAAAGGAACAACTGCCGAAGGATCAGGACGGCACAAAGGTTTTGACCAATGTGTTCGATGCGACGGATGACAGCTTGTTCCCACTCCAAGGCGCGCTCGGCTATGAAATCCAGCAATCTCTCTTTATCGGTCCCAACTCGCTTGTCGTTGAAGGACCGGCGGATATGCTGTATCTGCGTGCCGTCTCAGCGCAGTTTGACCGCGAGGGTCGAACGGCCCTCGCCGAGGACTGGGTGATTACGCCTGTGGGCGGTAGCGGCAAGGTTCCGGCATTCGTCGCTCTGCTCGCTTCGCAGAAAGGCATGAACGTCGCAACGTTGCTCGATATTCAGAATCGAGACCGCACACTCATTGAAGATCTGTACAAGAAGAAACTCTTGAAGAAAAAGCAAGTGCTGACCTATGCGGAGTTCATCAGTCAAGAAGAAGCGGATGTTGAAGATGTGTTCGAGCGGGCGTTCTACGTCGAACTCGTAAATGGCGAGTTCAAGAAGGAGATGAAGACTCCGATGGCTGTTTCCAAGCTCAATACAAAGGAGCCGCGCACTTTACGCGCCATCGAAGCCTATCTAGCAAATAATCCCTTCAAGTCTGGCACATTCGGCCACTACCGGCCAGCGCGGTATTTCTCCGAAAACATCTCCGCCCTGTGGCCCAAGGTTTCCGATGCTACTAAAGATCATTTCGAGGCAATGTTCAAACAGCTCAACGCGCTGTTGAAATAG
- a CDS encoding BrnA antitoxin family protein, which produces MKAEYDLSKMKSRKNPYARKLKKQITLRLDPEVLDYFKQKSAENGIPYQTLINLYLQDCRTTRRNLKLK; this is translated from the coding sequence ATGAAAGCCGAATACGATCTATCCAAAATGAAGTCCCGGAAAAATCCGTACGCGCGCAAGCTCAAAAAACAAATCACGCTGCGCCTGGACCCCGAAGTCCTCGACTATTTCAAACAGAAATCAGCGGAAAACGGCATCCCCTACCAAACCCTAATCAACCTCTACCTCCAGGACTGCCGCACAACACGCCGCAACCTCAAGTTGAAGTGA